The following proteins are encoded in a genomic region of Sorangiineae bacterium MSr12523:
- a CDS encoding insulinase family protein — protein sequence MIFRKLFLGVALVAIAMAFTVSGCKASLVPARQGLVMRNLELPVRQMVYPSGLRVLAERDARTKLVGLFLVVGAGSSSDPPGKEGLAHYIEHLAFRSRPFGKSGLRRLLERAGAGEWNAYTSLDATVYHEVGPASSLGELLRLEGARMLAPVTKLTPETLSVELDVVRSELREHNETGFMGETLGTLQKAVFPEGHPYARPVIGTHESLTSIKVDDIKAFLDAQYQPDNMTLAIVGDIDMASIDAIVKQELPPELLRARPAKARPVFPEQPPEPPAPPPQLLTRSTAAVATPELWIGWSLPRAFDADTHLVGMIEDMAAEGLSAAALRSSYGAGDAGVRDVIFVDTGVVQGKDASMLVCRVGLQEAADPERSLKHVLDQLPEIWDEPINHIAM from the coding sequence GTGATCTTTCGTAAACTCTTCCTCGGGGTCGCCCTGGTTGCGATCGCGATGGCCTTCACGGTGTCGGGGTGCAAGGCGTCGCTCGTGCCGGCGCGGCAGGGGCTCGTGATGCGCAACCTGGAGTTGCCGGTGCGGCAGATGGTCTATCCCTCGGGCCTCCGCGTCCTTGCGGAGCGCGATGCGCGCACGAAGCTCGTCGGGCTGTTCCTCGTCGTGGGCGCGGGCTCCTCCAGCGATCCGCCCGGCAAGGAAGGTCTGGCCCACTACATCGAGCATTTGGCATTTCGCTCACGGCCCTTTGGCAAATCCGGACTTCGACGGCTCCTCGAGCGCGCCGGTGCGGGCGAATGGAATGCGTACACGTCGCTGGATGCCACCGTGTACCACGAGGTTGGACCGGCTTCCTCGCTGGGCGAATTGCTTCGGCTCGAGGGGGCGCGGATGCTCGCGCCGGTGACGAAGCTGACGCCGGAGACGCTCTCCGTGGAGCTCGACGTCGTTCGGAGTGAACTGCGCGAGCACAACGAGACAGGCTTCATGGGCGAGACGCTCGGCACGTTGCAAAAGGCAGTGTTTCCCGAAGGACACCCGTATGCACGCCCCGTCATTGGGACCCACGAGAGCCTGACCTCCATCAAGGTCGACGACATCAAGGCATTCCTCGACGCGCAGTATCAACCCGACAACATGACCCTCGCGATCGTCGGCGACATCGATATGGCCTCGATCGATGCCATCGTCAAGCAAGAGCTCCCGCCCGAACTCCTGCGCGCGCGGCCCGCCAAGGCTCGCCCGGTCTTTCCGGAGCAGCCGCCCGAACCCCCGGCTCCCCCGCCGCAGCTTCTCACGCGAAGCACGGCCGCCGTCGCCACACCGGAGCTTTGGATCGGGTGGTCGCTCCCGCGCGCGTTCGATGCGGACACCCACCTCGTGGGCATGATCGAGGACATGGCCGCGGAAGGACTGTCCGCGGCCGCGCTGCGAAGCTCGTATGGTGCAGGCGATGCCGGCGTGCGGGACGTCATCTTCGTAGACACGGGCGTCGTGCAAGGGAAAGACGCCTCGATGCTGGTGTGCCGTGTAGGACTCCAAGAGGCCGCGGACCCCGAGAGAAGCCTCAAACACGTGCTCGATCAATTGCCCGAAATCTGGGATGAGCCGATCAACCACATAGCCATGTAA
- a CDS encoding DUF4442 domain-containing protein has protein sequence MSSATDRVPEATEVPRLLRYYRMLEPLPLGLGKRIFSEGFKLAAPYFRTIPAVVDSVRPGEVRVHMDDRRRVRNHIGTVHAIALCNLAELAMGAVAEMTIPVSHRWIPKSMQTEYLAKAKGRMQATATLDLPSPLGDKQDIVVPVRVTDPSGKEVFVARIQIWVTPKR, from the coding sequence ATGTCTAGCGCAACCGACCGCGTACCCGAGGCCACCGAAGTCCCGCGTCTTCTTCGGTATTACCGGATGCTCGAGCCGCTGCCCCTGGGGCTCGGCAAGCGGATTTTCTCGGAGGGGTTCAAGCTGGCCGCGCCCTATTTCCGGACCATTCCCGCGGTGGTCGATTCCGTGCGACCCGGCGAGGTGCGCGTGCACATGGACGACCGGCGAAGGGTGCGCAATCACATCGGCACGGTGCACGCGATTGCATTGTGCAACCTCGCGGAGCTGGCCATGGGCGCGGTGGCCGAGATGACCATTCCGGTGTCGCACCGGTGGATTCCAAAGAGCATGCAGACCGAATATCTGGCGAAGGCCAAGGGCCGCATGCAGGCCACGGCCACGTTGGACCTGCCGTCGCCGTTGGGCGACAAGCAGGACATCGTGGTGCCGGTGCGCGTGACGGATCCCTCGGGCAAGGAGGTGTTCGTTGCGCGCATTCAAATCTGGGTTACGCCGAAGCGGTAG
- the rarD gene encoding EamA family transporter RarD, with protein sequence MSEQRKGVFFGIAAYMSWGLFPLFWPLLKPAAAFEILAHRIVWSLVVMVILMARLRSLNWLRAIGGRRIRMLALAAGLVSANWATYIWAVNHGHVVETALGYFINPLVSVLLGVFFLGERVRRAQWIALSIAAIAVVILTIDYGRLPWIALTLALTFGLYGFVKKKAAVGALESLTVETGLLFLPALGYLLYVDGTGHGTFGHVSTSKDLLLASCGVLTAVPLLWFAAAANRVPLTTVGLLQYIAPILQFLCGVVVMHEDMPASRWAGFTLVWLGLAVFALESILHRRRQMQQLSGAAPAIPPGSRPA encoded by the coding sequence ATGAGTGAGCAGCGTAAGGGGGTTTTTTTCGGGATCGCCGCCTATATGTCGTGGGGCCTTTTCCCACTCTTCTGGCCGCTTCTCAAACCGGCCGCGGCCTTCGAGATCCTCGCTCACCGCATCGTCTGGTCGCTCGTCGTCATGGTCATCCTCATGGCGCGGCTGCGCAGCCTGAACTGGCTTCGCGCCATCGGAGGCCGCCGGATTCGTATGCTGGCGTTGGCCGCCGGGCTCGTGTCCGCCAACTGGGCCACGTACATCTGGGCCGTGAACCACGGCCATGTGGTCGAGACGGCGCTCGGGTACTTCATCAACCCGCTCGTGTCGGTCCTCCTCGGCGTCTTCTTCCTCGGGGAGCGCGTCCGGCGCGCGCAGTGGATCGCGTTGAGCATTGCGGCCATCGCGGTCGTGATCCTCACCATCGACTACGGGCGCCTGCCTTGGATCGCGCTGACGTTGGCTCTGACCTTCGGCCTCTATGGCTTCGTCAAGAAGAAGGCCGCGGTCGGCGCCCTCGAGAGCCTCACCGTCGAGACGGGGCTGCTCTTTCTTCCGGCCCTCGGCTACCTGCTTTACGTCGACGGCACGGGGCACGGGACCTTCGGGCATGTCTCCACCAGCAAAGATCTGCTCCTCGCCTCCTGCGGCGTACTGACGGCCGTCCCCCTTCTCTGGTTCGCCGCCGCCGCCAACCGCGTGCCGCTCACGACCGTGGGGCTATTGCAGTACATCGCCCCCATCTTGCAATTCCTTTGCGGGGTGGTCGTGATGCATGAAGACATGCCCGCGTCACGCTGGGCCGGATTCACCTTGGTTTGGCTCGGTCTCGCGGTCTTCGCCCTCGAGTCCATCCTCCACCGCCGCAGGCAAATGCAGCAATTAAGTGGTGCTGCACCGGCGATCCCCCCGGGCTCCCGTCCTGCCTAA
- a CDS encoding L-lactate permease, translated as MFVQPLTPVGESLALSALIALLPLVILFVLLGGLRVAAYRAALIALALAILVAVFAFQMPMVQALSSAAQGAVFGVFPILWIVINALWVYHMTVKTGHFDVLRRSFSRISDDPRIQGVIVAFCFGGLIEALAGFGAPVAISSVMLVALGFPPMRAAVVALVANTAPVAFGAMGTPVVTLAKVTALPLGPLSATVGRQTPLLALFVPLVLVALIDGKRGLRETWFPALLCGTAFAVGQFATANYLSTELTDIVASLAGALVLVFMPRKNPNATATEEQTDSTAEIVRAYAPYAVIIVIFALAQIPALKSLLASATQTFHWPLLDIKTAAGKPASGNNFSLPLLATGGTLVLLSGVITAAILKLSPKDAVLEYTSTVSKLRLPIVTVMGVLGLAYVMNLSGQTATIGSWIAGTGPALAFLSPVLGWFGVAVSGSDTSSNALFGALQATAATQAGLSPVLLSAANSSGGVLGKMISPQNLTIACASASMVGQESVLLRQVLPWSLGLLVVMCVIVVLQSTSVLGWMLP; from the coding sequence ATGTTCGTGCAGCCGCTTACGCCGGTCGGTGAATCGCTCGCGCTCTCGGCACTCATCGCGTTGTTGCCGTTGGTGATCTTGTTCGTCCTGCTCGGGGGCCTTCGCGTCGCGGCGTATCGGGCCGCACTGATCGCGCTGGCGCTGGCCATCCTGGTGGCCGTTTTCGCCTTCCAAATGCCCATGGTGCAAGCGCTTTCCAGCGCGGCCCAGGGAGCAGTCTTTGGCGTCTTCCCGATCCTGTGGATCGTCATCAACGCGCTCTGGGTCTATCACATGACCGTGAAAACCGGGCACTTCGACGTGCTCCGGCGATCCTTCAGCCGCATCTCCGACGATCCACGCATCCAAGGTGTCATCGTCGCATTCTGTTTCGGCGGCTTGATCGAAGCCCTCGCCGGTTTCGGTGCCCCGGTGGCCATCTCCTCGGTCATGCTCGTCGCGCTGGGGTTCCCTCCCATGCGCGCCGCCGTCGTGGCGCTCGTGGCCAATACGGCACCCGTGGCTTTTGGCGCCATGGGCACCCCGGTGGTGACCTTGGCCAAGGTCACCGCGCTCCCGCTTGGTCCCCTCTCGGCCACCGTGGGGCGGCAAACGCCGCTGCTCGCGCTCTTCGTGCCGCTCGTGTTGGTCGCGCTGATCGACGGCAAACGCGGCCTGCGTGAAACATGGTTTCCCGCGCTCCTCTGCGGTACCGCCTTTGCCGTAGGCCAATTCGCCACGGCGAATTACCTCTCCACGGAGCTGACCGACATCGTCGCGTCGCTGGCCGGTGCGCTCGTTCTCGTCTTCATGCCGCGCAAAAACCCGAATGCGACGGCGACGGAAGAGCAGACCGATTCGACGGCGGAAATCGTACGCGCGTACGCTCCTTACGCGGTCATCATCGTCATCTTCGCCCTCGCGCAGATCCCCGCGTTGAAGTCGTTGCTCGCATCGGCCACGCAGACCTTCCATTGGCCGCTGCTCGACATCAAAACCGCGGCGGGCAAGCCTGCGTCGGGGAACAACTTCTCCCTTCCGCTGCTCGCCACGGGCGGCACGTTGGTGCTGCTCTCCGGCGTCATCACCGCGGCCATCTTGAAGCTTTCGCCGAAGGACGCCGTCCTCGAGTACACGTCGACGGTGAGCAAGCTCCGTCTTCCCATCGTCACCGTGATGGGCGTTCTCGGCCTCGCGTACGTGATGAACCTCTCGGGCCAGACGGCCACCATCGGCTCGTGGATTGCGGGGACGGGGCCTGCGCTCGCGTTTCTCTCCCCGGTGCTCGGTTGGTTTGGCGTGGCGGTGTCCGGATCGGACACCTCGTCCAACGCGCTCTTCGGCGCCTTGCAGGCCACGGCGGCAACGCAAGCGGGGCTCTCGCCGGTGCTTCTCTCGGCGGCCAACAGCTCCGGCGGCGTCCTCGGAAAGATGATCTCGCCGCAGAATCTCACCATCGCCTGCGCCTCGGCTTCCATGGTGGGGCAGGAGAGCGTGCTGCTTCGTCAAGTGCTGCCGTGGAGCCTCGGCCTTCTCGTGGTCATGTGCGTCATTGTCGTGCTGCAGAGTACGTCGGTTCTGGGGTGGATGCTTCCATGA
- a CDS encoding serpin family protein: MTIRRLAPLVASLLGVGAAHCNSNPPPESQTPSTAQPPPSSEPVAVTPTPAPSASAMPPASDTSASSGASGSISAEITTRFAHDSNLFGFDLYQRVRTQKGNIVVSPASITTALTMAWAGAKGDTADQMRKVLHLEGTPQEVLQSAGKLSSALQEPTRPIKFRIANRLFGEKTYKFESPFLESTKAAFGAPLEAVDFIKAPEPTRVRINAWVEEQTEKRIKDLIPAGTIKPDSRLVLVNALYFLGDWQTPFDKEKTKPSPFHVNATTKKDVSTMRREDRLRFVQQDGLKALEIGYKGGQMSMLFVLPDKVDGVEALEKSLDNGKIADLVSALKPQTVNVEVPKFEINPSASLALGDRLQEMGMTLAFNRRTADFTGIANPPSPDDKLYISQVFHKAFVKVDEKGTEAAAASAVVMMRATAMPMPEKVAQFHADHPFLFFIRDNATGMILFNGRVADPSAK, translated from the coding sequence ATGACCATCCGCCGTCTCGCCCCGCTCGTTGCGTCTCTACTTGGAGTGGGCGCTGCGCACTGCAATTCGAATCCCCCGCCGGAATCGCAGACGCCTTCCACTGCGCAACCACCGCCTTCGTCCGAGCCGGTTGCCGTGACCCCAACCCCCGCACCGAGCGCGAGCGCCATGCCCCCTGCCAGCGACACATCGGCCTCGTCGGGGGCCTCCGGCTCGATTTCCGCGGAGATCACCACGCGCTTCGCGCACGACAGCAACTTGTTCGGCTTCGATTTGTACCAGCGCGTGCGCACCCAGAAGGGCAACATCGTCGTCTCGCCCGCGAGCATCACCACCGCGCTGACGATGGCGTGGGCCGGCGCCAAGGGCGATACGGCCGACCAAATGCGAAAGGTGCTTCACCTCGAGGGCACGCCGCAGGAGGTGCTGCAGTCGGCGGGCAAACTCTCGAGCGCCCTGCAGGAGCCCACCCGGCCCATCAAGTTCCGCATTGCGAACCGGCTCTTCGGCGAGAAGACGTACAAGTTCGAATCGCCCTTCCTCGAGTCCACCAAGGCCGCCTTCGGCGCGCCGCTCGAGGCGGTCGACTTCATCAAGGCGCCCGAGCCGACGCGCGTGCGCATCAATGCGTGGGTCGAAGAGCAAACGGAAAAGCGCATCAAGGATCTCATCCCCGCGGGCACCATCAAGCCCGATTCGCGGCTCGTGCTGGTCAATGCCCTCTACTTCCTCGGCGATTGGCAGACGCCCTTCGACAAAGAAAAGACCAAGCCGTCGCCATTCCATGTGAACGCCACGACGAAGAAGGACGTCTCCACCATGCGCCGCGAGGACCGTCTGCGCTTCGTGCAGCAAGATGGGCTGAAGGCGCTGGAGATCGGCTACAAGGGCGGCCAGATGTCCATGCTCTTCGTGCTGCCCGACAAGGTCGACGGCGTGGAGGCTCTCGAGAAGTCGCTCGACAATGGCAAGATCGCCGACCTCGTCTCCGCGCTCAAACCGCAAACGGTGAACGTGGAAGTTCCGAAGTTCGAGATCAATCCCTCGGCCTCGCTCGCCTTGGGCGATCGGCTGCAAGAGATGGGGATGACACTCGCCTTCAATCGCCGCACGGCGGATTTCACGGGCATCGCGAACCCGCCGTCGCCCGACGACAAGCTTTATATCTCGCAGGTGTTTCACAAGGCCTTCGTCAAGGTCGATGAAAAGGGAACCGAGGCGGCGGCCGCCAGCGCGGTGGTGATGATGCGTGCCACGGCGATGCCCATGCCCGAGAAGGTGGCGCAGTTTCACGCGGATCACCCGTTCTTGTTCTTCATTCGCGACAATGCGACGGGGATGATCCTGTTCAACGGCCGCGTGGCCGATCCGTCTGCGAAGTAG
- a CDS encoding crotonase/enoyl-CoA hydratase family protein — protein MTDTPNDRDGLPVRVRYEGELAFVTLSRPDKHNGIDFPTLKHLVAAAESLQKNRTVRAVILHGEGPSFCAGLDFKSVLGQPLQLATGLARLWSPTANLFQRATLAWRDLAVPVIAAIHGSCFGGGLQLALGADFRFATADAKISMMESKWGLIPDMGGTVTLRELVPIDVAKELTMTGRIVSGIEAKSLGLVTHVSQAPLEDARKLAEEIATRSPDAVASAKALLQHAWNGGEGEALSWERRFQRRLVGSKNQRIALKAGLEKRAIPFLPRARR, from the coding sequence ATGACGGACACCCCGAACGATCGCGACGGCCTTCCCGTACGCGTGCGCTATGAAGGCGAGCTCGCGTTCGTGACGTTGTCACGACCCGACAAGCACAACGGCATCGATTTCCCAACCTTGAAGCACCTCGTCGCCGCCGCCGAATCGCTCCAGAAGAACCGCACCGTCCGTGCCGTCATCCTCCATGGCGAAGGTCCGTCCTTCTGCGCCGGACTCGATTTCAAATCCGTTCTCGGGCAGCCGCTGCAACTCGCCACCGGCCTTGCGCGATTGTGGTCCCCCACGGCAAACCTCTTTCAGCGCGCCACACTCGCCTGGCGCGATCTCGCCGTCCCCGTCATCGCCGCCATCCACGGTTCGTGCTTCGGCGGCGGCTTGCAACTCGCCCTCGGCGCGGATTTTCGATTCGCCACGGCCGACGCCAAGATTTCCATGATGGAATCGAAGTGGGGCCTCATCCCCGACATGGGCGGAACCGTCACCTTGCGCGAGCTCGTTCCCATCGACGTCGCGAAAGAGCTCACCATGACCGGCCGCATCGTCAGTGGCATCGAGGCCAAGTCGCTCGGTCTCGTCACCCACGTCAGCCAGGCACCGCTCGAGGATGCGAGGAAGCTCGCCGAAGAGATCGCGACCCGATCGCCGGATGCCGTCGCCTCCGCCAAAGCATTGCTGCAACATGCATGGAATGGCGGGGAAGGGGAGGCGCTGTCGTGGGAACGCCGCTTCCAGCGCCGCCTCGTCGGCTCCAAGAATCAGCGCATTGCCCTCAAGGCCGGTTTGGAAAAGCGCGCCATTCCATTCCTTCCGCGGGCGCGCCGATAG
- a CDS encoding cation diffusion facilitator family transporter: MSRRRDNAWRFRVKCFVYMSDQEHSTKHILQSLFVNMIIAATKGVVAAFTKSGAMLAEAIHSSADCLNQLLLLVGVKQSRQKPDALHPLGYGRATYFWSFLVALMLFTGGGVFSIYEGIHKIHEPEAVERVWLGIAILVFSLLLEGWSTFSNIRDLNEKRGAIPFFQYLRTTKDADLVVIFGENSAATLGLLFALAALVLAAVTGDGRWDGVGSLLVGLVLVAVAVFLATEVKSLLLGESADPDVEKAVRQVVSEMEELERILSLITLQQGPGEVLVAVKLAFAYKMDIDAACGTINAFEARLRQLRPEVRWCFVEPDIPRVVSSLRDAGGATASA, encoded by the coding sequence GTGTCGCGACGTCGCGACAACGCTTGGCGCTTTCGCGTAAAGTGCTTCGTCTACATGTCGGACCAAGAGCACTCGACCAAGCACATTTTGCAATCGCTGTTCGTCAATATGATCATCGCGGCCACCAAAGGCGTGGTGGCGGCGTTCACCAAGTCGGGGGCCATGCTCGCGGAGGCCATCCATTCGTCGGCGGATTGCCTCAATCAATTGCTTTTGCTCGTGGGCGTCAAACAATCGCGGCAAAAGCCGGATGCACTGCATCCCCTCGGTTATGGCCGGGCTACGTATTTTTGGTCCTTCCTCGTCGCGCTCATGCTCTTCACGGGCGGCGGCGTCTTTTCCATTTATGAAGGTATTCACAAAATCCACGAGCCCGAGGCCGTGGAGCGCGTTTGGCTTGGCATTGCCATTCTCGTGTTTTCGCTCCTGCTCGAAGGCTGGTCCACCTTTTCGAACATTCGCGATCTGAACGAGAAGCGCGGCGCGATACCTTTCTTCCAGTACCTGCGCACCACCAAAGACGCGGACCTCGTGGTCATCTTCGGGGAAAACTCCGCCGCCACCCTGGGCCTCCTCTTTGCCCTGGCGGCGCTCGTCCTCGCGGCGGTGACGGGCGATGGGCGATGGGACGGCGTGGGAAGCTTGCTCGTCGGGCTCGTGCTCGTGGCCGTGGCGGTCTTTCTCGCGACCGAGGTCAAATCGCTCTTGCTTGGCGAATCGGCCGATCCCGATGTGGAAAAGGCCGTGCGACAGGTCGTCTCCGAAATGGAGGAGCTCGAGCGCATCTTGTCCCTGATTACCTTGCAGCAAGGGCCGGGCGAAGTGCTCGTCGCCGTCAAATTGGCATTTGCCTACAAAATGGATATCGACGCGGCGTGCGGCACCATCAACGCGTTCGAGGCGCGGCTTCGCCAATTGCGGCCCGAGGTGCGTTGGTGCTTCGTCGAGCCGGACATCCCCCGCGTCGTCTCGTCCTTGCGCGACGCCGGGGGAGCTACCGCTTCGGCGTAA